Within Clostridiales bacterium, the genomic segment CTCTTATCAAGCTGCTCCAAAGACAATGCGGGTTTCAGGTCGATTGTCACCTTGACTTCTTCTGGAAGCACATCGGTTATAAATCTGCTGGCAGATAATATAATAGGTCCTGAAATACCAAAGTGAGTAAAAAGCATTTCACCAAAATCTTTATATATTATTTTGCCCTTATGCGACACATTTATTGCCACATTTTTAAGAGACAATCCTTGAAGTCTGCTTACCCAGTCTTCTTTTGCAACTAATGGAACTAAAGAAGGCTTCAATGGCATCACGGTATGCCCGGCCGCCCTTGCAAATTTGTACCCATCTCCTGTTGATCCTGTAAGAGGATATGAAAGTCCACCGGTCGATATTATTACGGAATCCCCATAATATCTATTTTTTCCGCATATAACGCCTTTTGCCGCACCATTATCTATTATAACACCATCAACTTTTGTATTTAATAGTATTTTTACATTATATTTTTTCAAACATCTTTCAAACGCCTTTATTATATCGTTGGATTTATCAGACGATGGAAATACCCTGTTTCCCCTTTCTATTTTAAGTTTTACTCCGCAACTTTCGATAAAATCCATCAGCTGAAAATTGGAAAATGTATAAAAAACACTATATAAAAAGCTTCTATTGCTTATGACATTGTCTATTAATTCATCTATTTCGGCTGCATTGGTAAGGTTGCATCTCCCTTTCCCAGTAATAAAAAGTTTCCTCCCAAGCTTATCATTCTTCTCGATTAAAGTTACCGATTTACCATTCATGGAAGCAGATACAGCAGCCATCATACCTGATGCACCACCGCCTACGACAATAACATTTTTCACCTAATCACCTTCAAAGTTTCAACACCATATTTTATTTGTTTTCAAGAAAAAAACGCTATGGATATGGAGAACGCTTTATAATATATAACATTCCCCACATGTAGCGTTTATAGTTATCTATTGAATCACTTGCTACTCGACTGAATAAAATAAAAATGCATATTTCAGTCAGTACGGCAGATTGAATCAATCGGTATTTCTATCAGTATAGACCTTATGCTCATTCCAGATATGCTCAAGTTTTTCAAAAGAATCAAAAATCTTTGTTTTTTCTTTCAATCCTACGGCAATCAACAGCGCGTTTATAACGCTGAGGGGTGCAACAAGAGAATCTACAAAGGATGCCATATTGCTCTGTGCCAGCAGTGTATAATCAGCGTCGTTCGCAAGGGGGGAAACTAGGCTGTCTGTCAATGCTATCACCGTAGCTCCGCTACGCTTCGCATAATTCAAGGCTTCGACAGTACCGCTTGCATATCTTGGAAAGCCTATGCCTATTATAAGGTCCTTATCGCCTAACCTTAAAAGCTGTTCAAAGAGATCGCTTACACCATATGTTACAACACGCACATTATCAAGGATAAGATTAAGATAAAACCCCAAAAACTCCGCGAGGGTGGAGGAACTTCTAAGGCCGATTATGTATATTCTCCTTGCAGATAATAACTTCTCAACAATTTCATCAAAAACTTTAACATCGATTTTTTCCAACGTCGCCCGGACATTTTCCATATCTGCCTTCAGTACGCCCCTCACAACGCTTTCATCATTCATATAATCCTTGGATAATTCGATCCTCTGTACGGTGGTCAGCCTGGTTTTTATGAGTTCCTGAAGTGATTTTTGAAGTTCGGGGTATCCATCAAATCCAAGCTCATTTGCAAACCTAACCACTGTCGACTCACTTACGCCTACGCTATCGCCAAGCTTTGCGGCAGTCATAAATGCCGCTTTGTCATAATGCTTCAATATATATTCGGCAATAAGTTTTTGGCCTTTGCTGAGTTTTTGAAATTTTGCCTGTATCGATTTCATCAAATCAAAATTCTCTTCCATAAAAACATCTTTCCTTCAGTATATTAAATTTTTTCTGTTAAATATTATATAAAATTTACAATTAATAATATAATAACATTGTATCATTATGAATATTTTTATGCAACGTTTTGAAAATTAAAAATGCATATCCCACTCCTTTATTTTTTGTAAATAATCAAACCTTGTAAGCTCAAAATGCATCGGTGTAATTGAAACATAATTATTCTGAGCAGCAAATATATCCGTAGATCTTCCATTTTCAACTTTTACAACTTCACCAGCCAGCAAAAAATAAGTATTCCCGTCTGCATCCTTTTCTTCCTGGTAATTGTTCGTATATTTCATGGTCCCCAGGGTCGTAGCTAGAAATCCCTTTATGTTTTTTTCATCACAGGATGGAACATTTACATTAAGTAAAATATCTGGATTGAATTTCTGAGAAATAAATTTTTTAAAAATGCCACGGGCACAATGCGCTGCTGCCGAATAGTCCCTTTTGCAATCGCCCCTCAGAAGCGAAACCGCAATCGAAGGGATGCCGAGCAGTGCGCCTTCTATAGCTGCGGAAACCGTACCTGAGTACAAAACATCTG encodes:
- the surE gene encoding 5'/3'-nucleotidase SurE — encoded protein: MNILITNDDGINSEGIYALAKEFIKEGSIIVSAPDRQRSACSHSITMGRPLFAKRKSFFDLDCSAYAISGTPVDCVKLAYERFSDGKIDAVISGINDGENLGTDVLYSGTVSAAIEGALLGIPSIAVSLLRGDCKRDYSAAAHCARGIFKKFISQKFNPDILLNVNVPSCDEKNIKGFLATTLGTMKYTNNYQEEKDADGNTYFLLAGEVVKVENGRSTDIFAAQNNYVSITPMHFELTRFDYLQKIKEWDMHF
- a CDS encoding NAD(P)/FAD-dependent oxidoreductase codes for the protein MKNVIVVGGGASGMMAAVSASMNGKSVTLIEKNDKLGRKLFITGKGRCNLTNAAEIDELIDNVISNRSFLYSVFYTFSNFQLMDFIESCGVKLKIERGNRVFPSSDKSNDIIKAFERCLKKYNVKILLNTKVDGVIIDNGAAKGVICGKNRYYGDSVIISTGGLSYPLTGSTGDGYKFARAAGHTVMPLKPSLVPLVAKEDWVSRLQGLSLKNVAINVSHKGKIIYKDFGEMLFTHFGISGPIILSASRFITDVLPEEVKVTIDLKPALSLEQLDKRIQSDFGKYSRKEFKNSLNDLLPQKLIPVIVDLSRIYGSKEVNQITREERLNLSRLLKGLSLTVTGTRSFNEAIVTEGGISVKEIDPSTMESKIVENLYFTGEVIDVDALTGGFNLQIAFSTGYCAGLYC
- a CDS encoding MurR/RpiR family transcriptional regulator — encoded protein: MEENFDLMKSIQAKFQKLSKGQKLIAEYILKHYDKAAFMTAAKLGDSVGVSESTVVRFANELGFDGYPELQKSLQELIKTRLTTVQRIELSKDYMNDESVVRGVLKADMENVRATLEKIDVKVFDEIVEKLLSARRIYIIGLRSSSTLAEFLGFYLNLILDNVRVVTYGVSDLFEQLLRLGDKDLIIGIGFPRYASGTVEALNYAKRSGATVIALTDSLVSPLANDADYTLLAQSNMASFVDSLVAPLSVINALLIAVGLKEKTKIFDSFEKLEHIWNEHKVYTDRNTD